The proteins below come from a single Kosakonia sp. SMBL-WEM22 genomic window:
- a CDS encoding carbohydrate porin translates to MKINKKLPVALAVAATLCSGSALAQEFTQEQIDAIVAKAVDKALAERQAKMDAAMNKKADVVVEPQSAAQTPDMAIPYGVKFTGYARYGAHYQSGDQKYVGVDGSYNGASAIGRLGNEGNGGEFQLSKAFKGDNGAIWDINVMFDHWGDEVNLKKAYAGVTNLLASNPNAYFWAGRDFHQRPQQGINDYFWMNHDGQGAGVKNFDIGGVQFDVAAVGSIESCSPEVLEDESNPSRITCTGSSNVGDKGNYAVTSKVHGMKVGPLDLEIYANYGFDSKAVDRDERLHAWQGGAVLSHTYDSGINKLIARYSDNSDNSVFNKTDDLKTIYTSFEGTYKFTQQTQVDYLLAFHDYDNSSIQSDNRRNYGAIVRPMHWWNDVHSTWLELGYQRVDYDDGGDNHGWKATLSQNISIAMGPEFRPMLRFYVTGGEVDNKRTARVNGTNDTSLDSLNIGAMWEAWW, encoded by the coding sequence ATGAAGATAAATAAAAAACTTCCAGTGGCGCTGGCGGTTGCGGCTACACTTTGCTCTGGTTCCGCCCTCGCCCAGGAGTTTACGCAAGAGCAAATTGACGCCATTGTCGCAAAAGCGGTGGATAAAGCGCTGGCGGAACGCCAGGCGAAAATGGACGCCGCGATGAATAAAAAAGCCGATGTGGTGGTTGAGCCGCAAAGCGCGGCGCAAACGCCCGATATGGCGATCCCTTACGGCGTGAAATTTACCGGTTATGCCCGCTATGGCGCGCACTACCAGTCCGGCGATCAGAAATATGTCGGCGTTGACGGCTCCTACAACGGCGCGTCGGCAATTGGTCGTCTTGGCAACGAAGGCAACGGCGGCGAATTCCAGCTTTCGAAAGCGTTCAAAGGCGATAACGGCGCGATCTGGGACATCAACGTGATGTTCGATCACTGGGGCGATGAAGTTAACCTGAAAAAAGCCTACGCTGGCGTGACTAATCTGCTGGCCTCCAACCCTAACGCCTACTTCTGGGCGGGGCGTGATTTCCACCAGCGTCCACAACAGGGAATCAACGACTACTTCTGGATGAACCACGATGGCCAGGGCGCGGGGGTGAAAAACTTCGACATTGGCGGCGTGCAGTTTGACGTTGCCGCCGTTGGCTCCATCGAATCCTGTAGCCCGGAAGTGCTGGAGGATGAATCTAATCCGTCGCGCATCACCTGTACCGGCAGCTCTAACGTTGGCGATAAAGGCAACTATGCGGTCACCTCCAAAGTGCACGGCATGAAAGTCGGCCCGCTCGATCTGGAGATTTATGCCAACTACGGCTTTGACTCGAAAGCGGTGGATCGCGACGAGCGCCTGCACGCCTGGCAGGGCGGCGCGGTGCTGAGCCATACCTACGACAGCGGCATCAACAAGCTGATCGCCCGCTACTCCGATAACTCGGACAACAGCGTCTTTAACAAAACCGACGATCTGAAAACCATCTACACCAGCTTTGAAGGGACCTATAAATTCACCCAGCAAACTCAGGTGGATTACCTGCTCGCCTTCCATGATTACGACAACAGCAGCATACAGTCGGACAACCGCCGCAACTACGGTGCAATTGTTCGCCCGATGCACTGGTGGAACGATGTGCACTCAACCTGGCTGGAGCTGGGCTACCAGCGCGTGGATTATGATGATGGCGGCGACAACCACGGCTGGAAAGCTACGCTATCGCAGAATATCTCTATTGCGATGGGGCCGGAGTTCCGCCCGATGCTGCGCTTCTACGTGACCGGCGGCGAAGTGGATAACAAACGCACCGCACGCGTCAACGGCACCAACGATACCTCCCTCGACTCGCTCAACATCGGCGCGATGTGGGAAGCCTGGTGGTAA
- a CDS encoding PTS lactose/cellobiose transporter subunit IIA → MVALEEAVMEIIVNAGQSRSLCFEALRSAREGNIDEAKLLLKEADGYARQAHQMQTKLIEQDAGEGRQPMTLIMVHAQDHLMTSLLARELSEEIVQLYQRN, encoded by the coding sequence ATGGTCGCACTTGAAGAGGCGGTAATGGAGATTATCGTCAACGCCGGGCAGTCGCGCAGCCTCTGCTTTGAAGCCCTGCGCTCCGCGCGCGAAGGCAACATTGATGAAGCGAAACTGCTGTTGAAAGAGGCCGATGGCTATGCGCGCCAGGCGCACCAGATGCAAACCAAATTAATCGAACAGGATGCTGGCGAAGGCCGCCAGCCGATGACCTTAATTATGGTGCATGCGCAGGACCATTTAATGACGTCGTTATTAGCTCGTGAATTATCTGAGGAGATCGTTCAGCTTTATCAGCGTAACTGA
- a CDS encoding glycoside hydrolase family 1 protein, with protein sequence MKYQFPANFWWGSACSALQTEGESEQGGKSATTWDAWFARQPWRFHQQVGPQQTSTFYRHWRQDIALLKQLKHNSFRTSLSWARLIPDGTGEVNPQAVAFYNSVIDELLAQGITPFITLFHFDMPMVMQEKGGWESREVVDAFSRYAQICFELFGDRVHHWFTFNEPIVPVEGGYLYDFHYPNVVDFKRAATVAYNTVLAHASAVRAFRAGHHPGEIGIVLNLTPSYPRSQHPADVKAAHYADLLFNRSFLDPVLRGEYPADLVALLKEHNQLPACQPEDIALIAEGKIDLLGINYYQPRRVKCRESAVNPESPFMPEWLFDYYDMPGRKMNPYRGWEIYEPGIYDILTNLRINYGNPRCFISENGMGVENEQRFIENGQINDSYRINFVRDHLIWLHKGISEGSNCLGYHMWTFIDNWSWCNAYKNRYGFVQLDLDTQQRTVKKSGEWFATTAENNGFTTQD encoded by the coding sequence ATGAAATATCAATTTCCCGCAAACTTCTGGTGGGGCAGCGCCTGCTCTGCACTGCAAACCGAAGGGGAAAGCGAACAGGGCGGCAAAAGTGCCACCACGTGGGATGCCTGGTTTGCCCGTCAGCCGTGGCGTTTTCATCAGCAGGTGGGGCCGCAGCAGACCTCGACTTTCTACCGCCACTGGCGGCAGGATATCGCCCTGCTCAAACAGCTTAAGCACAACAGCTTTCGCACCTCGCTGAGCTGGGCGCGCCTTATCCCGGATGGTACCGGCGAGGTGAACCCGCAGGCGGTAGCGTTTTATAACAGCGTGATTGACGAACTGCTGGCGCAGGGTATTACGCCGTTTATTACCCTGTTCCACTTCGATATGCCGATGGTGATGCAGGAGAAAGGCGGCTGGGAGAGCCGCGAGGTGGTCGACGCCTTCAGCCGCTATGCACAGATCTGCTTTGAGCTGTTCGGCGATCGCGTGCATCACTGGTTCACCTTCAACGAGCCGATTGTGCCGGTGGAAGGCGGGTATCTTTACGATTTCCACTACCCGAACGTGGTCGATTTTAAACGTGCGGCCACGGTGGCCTACAACACGGTGCTGGCTCACGCCAGCGCGGTGCGCGCCTTTCGCGCCGGGCATCATCCCGGTGAGATTGGCATTGTGCTCAACCTGACGCCCTCCTATCCGCGTTCGCAGCACCCGGCGGATGTGAAAGCGGCGCACTACGCTGACTTACTGTTTAACCGCAGTTTTCTCGACCCGGTACTGCGTGGCGAGTATCCCGCTGACCTGGTGGCGCTGCTGAAAGAGCACAATCAGCTGCCCGCCTGCCAGCCGGAGGATATTGCGCTGATCGCAGAAGGGAAGATCGATCTACTCGGCATCAACTATTACCAGCCGCGGCGGGTAAAGTGCCGGGAGAGCGCGGTCAATCCCGAATCACCGTTTATGCCGGAGTGGTTGTTTGATTATTACGATATGCCGGGCCGTAAAATGAATCCTTATCGCGGGTGGGAAATTTATGAACCGGGTATTTACGATATTCTCACCAACCTGCGCATTAATTACGGTAACCCGCGCTGTTTTATTTCTGAAAACGGTATGGGTGTCGAGAATGAACAGCGGTTTATTGAAAATGGCCAAATAAACGATAGCTACCGAATTAATTTCGTTCGCGATCACCTTATCTGGCTGCATAAAGGGATTAGCGAAGGCAGCAACTGTCTTGGCTACCATATGTGGACCTTTATTGATAACTGGTCGTGGTGTAATGCCTATAAAAACCGCTACGGTTTTGTGCAATTAGATCTCGACACCCAACAACGCACCGTTAAAAAAAGCGGAGAGTGGTTTGCCACCACCGCTGAGAATAATGGTTTCACTACTCAGGATTGA
- a CDS encoding PTS transporter subunit EIIC, translating into MRSLYQSMITVIEQSITPLAGRLGQQKYVIAIRDGFTAALPFMIIGSFMLVFIFPPFSADTTVGFARAWLDFSTEYREQLMLPFNLSMGVMTFFISVGIGASLGRQFNLDPVMTGLLAFMAFLLVAAPYKDGTISTQYLSGQGIFTALITSIYSSRVYAWLKQHKITIRLPKEVPTGVARSFEILIPVLVIIATLHPLNLFIEAQTGMIMPQAIMHLLEPLVSASDSLPAVLLSVLLCQIFWFAGIHGSLIVTGIMNPFWMANLSANQAALAAGAALPHVYLQGFWDHYLLIGGVGSTLPLAFLLLRSRVTHLRTIGKMGVVPSFFNINEPILFGAPIIMNPMLFVPFVCVPLINAVLAWTATKMGLLAQVVSLTPWTTPAPIGASWAANWALSPLVMCLVCMVMSALMYLPFLRAYEHSLMKAEEEKAAQSSAPMAETVSSN; encoded by the coding sequence ATGCGTTCCCTCTACCAATCCATGATTACGGTGATTGAACAAAGCATCACGCCGCTGGCCGGTCGCCTGGGTCAGCAAAAGTACGTTATCGCCATTCGCGACGGCTTTACCGCCGCGCTGCCGTTTATGATCATCGGCTCGTTTATGCTGGTGTTTATCTTCCCGCCCTTTTCAGCGGATACCACCGTCGGCTTCGCCCGCGCGTGGCTCGATTTCTCCACCGAATACCGCGAACAGCTGATGTTGCCGTTTAACCTCAGCATGGGGGTGATGACCTTTTTTATCTCTGTCGGTATTGGTGCCAGTCTCGGTCGCCAGTTTAATCTCGACCCGGTGATGACCGGCCTGCTGGCGTTTATGGCCTTTCTGCTGGTTGCCGCGCCTTACAAAGATGGCACCATCTCGACGCAGTATCTCTCGGGCCAGGGCATCTTTACTGCGCTGATCACCTCGATCTACTCGTCACGGGTTTATGCCTGGCTGAAGCAGCACAAAATCACGATTCGCCTACCGAAAGAGGTCCCGACCGGCGTCGCCCGCTCGTTTGAGATCCTCATTCCGGTGTTGGTGATTATCGCCACGCTGCACCCGCTCAACCTCTTTATCGAAGCGCAAACCGGCATGATTATGCCGCAGGCGATTATGCACCTGCTGGAGCCGCTGGTATCTGCTTCCGACTCGCTGCCTGCGGTGCTGCTCTCTGTGCTGCTGTGCCAGATTTTCTGGTTCGCCGGCATCCACGGCTCGCTGATTGTCACCGGCATCATGAACCCGTTCTGGATGGCCAACCTCTCCGCGAACCAGGCCGCTCTGGCGGCGGGCGCAGCGTTGCCGCACGTCTATCTGCAGGGCTTCTGGGATCACTATCTGCTGATTGGCGGCGTCGGCTCCACGCTGCCGCTGGCCTTCCTGCTGCTGCGCAGCCGCGTTACGCATCTGCGTACCATTGGCAAAATGGGTGTGGTGCCGAGCTTCTTTAACATCAACGAACCGATTCTCTTTGGCGCGCCGATCATCATGAACCCGATGCTGTTTGTGCCGTTTGTCTGCGTTCCGCTGATTAATGCCGTACTCGCCTGGACCGCCACCAAAATGGGGCTGCTGGCACAGGTGGTCTCCCTGACGCCGTGGACAACGCCTGCGCCAATCGGTGCTTCATGGGCGGCAAACTGGGCCCTTAGCCCGCTGGTGATGTGCCTGGTCTGTATGGTGATGTCCGCCCTGATGTATCTGCCTTTCCTGCGCGCTTACGAGCACTCGCTGATGAAAGCAGAAGAGGAAAAAGCCGCGCAGAGCAGCGCCCCGATGGCGGAAACCGTCAGCAGTAATTAA
- a CDS encoding PTS sugar transporter subunit IIB, with translation MFRIMLCCSAGMSTSLLVRKMEEAAKARDIPVEIDAYGVAEFDLQFPRYQVVLLGPQVKYMLKTLAEKAAAQGIPVQPINPMDYGMQRGDEVLDYALSLIEAAH, from the coding sequence ATGTTCAGGATCATGTTGTGTTGCTCAGCCGGTATGTCCACCAGTCTGCTGGTCAGAAAAATGGAAGAGGCGGCGAAAGCCCGCGATATTCCGGTTGAGATCGACGCGTACGGCGTAGCGGAGTTTGATTTGCAGTTCCCGCGCTACCAGGTCGTGCTTCTCGGTCCACAAGTTAAATACATGTTAAAAACACTGGCAGAAAAGGCCGCCGCCCAGGGCATTCCGGTTCAACCCATCAACCCGATGGATTACGGCATGCAACGTGGCGACGAGGTACTGGACTATGCTCTGTCGCTGATTGAAGCGGCACATTAA
- a CDS encoding LacI family DNA-binding transcriptional regulator translates to MSTINDVSRLAGVSKATVSRVLSGSRGVKEASRLAVLKAVDELNYRPNVIAQSLLSQSTGCIGVICAQENVNQTTGYLYALEKHLSQSQKHLLLRFANTQAEVMSALDELTCGLCDDVLIIGARFPLSIDDENVILVDCVESADTTLNSIQFDRAFAAETACNYLTSQGRRQIALIHPHNAAAEQVLHGYKLALENNFLPFNRNLVFMDDTSSSVALQVLLNNATTLNFNALLVADEQEAQRVIPQLQAFNKSVPEDIMVFSLAGSLHLPGIPTIPAIEYSMDAMAARIVSWLNEKTQSVLGTYRVRGDLIIPDVRKR, encoded by the coding sequence ATGTCTACAATCAACGATGTATCACGTTTAGCTGGGGTGTCGAAAGCCACAGTCTCACGGGTGTTGAGCGGTTCGCGCGGCGTTAAGGAAGCCAGCCGCCTCGCAGTACTGAAAGCGGTCGACGAGCTGAACTATCGGCCCAATGTTATCGCCCAGTCGCTGCTCAGCCAGTCGACAGGCTGCATCGGTGTGATCTGCGCGCAAGAGAATGTTAACCAGACCACCGGTTACCTCTACGCGCTGGAGAAGCATCTCAGCCAGAGCCAGAAACACCTGCTGCTCCGCTTCGCTAACACCCAGGCAGAGGTGATGAGCGCGCTGGACGAGCTCACCTGCGGGCTGTGTGACGATGTGCTGATCATTGGCGCCCGTTTTCCGCTATCCATTGATGACGAGAATGTGATCCTCGTAGATTGCGTCGAGTCTGCCGATACCACCCTCAATAGCATTCAGTTCGATCGCGCTTTTGCCGCCGAAACCGCCTGTAATTACCTGACAAGCCAGGGCCGCCGTCAGATCGCGCTTATTCATCCGCATAATGCCGCCGCCGAACAGGTGCTGCACGGTTATAAGCTGGCACTGGAAAACAATTTCCTACCCTTTAACCGCAACCTGGTCTTTATGGATGACACCTCATCATCCGTGGCGCTGCAGGTGCTGCTGAACAACGCCACCACGCTTAATTTCAACGCCCTACTGGTTGCCGATGAGCAGGAAGCGCAGCGTGTGATCCCTCAGTTACAGGCGTTTAATAAATCGGTACCGGAAGATATTATGGTCTTTAGCCTTGCCGGCTCGCTGCATCTGCCGGGTATTCCGACAATACCGGCGATTGAATATTCAATGGATGCGATGGCAGCGCGTATTGTGTCGTGGCTTAATGAGAAAACGCAGAGCGTATTAGGGACATATCGTGTCCGCGGGGATTTAATTATTCCGGATGTCAGAAAGCGCTAA
- a CDS encoding ABC transporter substrate-binding protein: MARLLNRLTTQPTHFTLALKIALLSGMVAFSTASFADEPLKEGITPATDASQIPTAAKLRKETVVAGISEPQGIFNPYFFVNGWDENVTNVIFSRLIDWDSHGKLVPGLAESWTISPDNKVYTIKLRPNLTFSDGSPLTAEDVAFTLTVLYDPKYDGDTDITLANIAGGAEYKAGKAESVSGLKVIDAQTLQVTTSQPGATTLAKIGGPVLSKAYYGKGYQRGNLDYLRTLHGKPLGNGPYIYDKYIPGQEIRFHANTHFYRGTPPTPRFIYRVTNPSTNFQLFQTGETDYDAFTSRPDDIEQLKMLGFANINLYGSSDYSKVEFNVHRPALQDAKVRQALIYGLDRQKLIDVVYQGYGKVAIEPIAPISWAYNADGVNPYKYDPAQAKKLLDEAGWKPGPDGIRVKDGKRLELTLLVSKKVLNDALIPIAKENWQQIGVLLKPQVVDFNALMSQRKAGNYDLASFSTSTLNDPHDGVWDYYSTEAKESGYNNPQVDKLINEGNAELDTEKRKPIYHQLYKVLADDPPVILLGYREILSASSARVTGFKPDIYNGLTGSLPDVKIVK; encoded by the coding sequence TTGGCCAGGTTACTGAATCGCTTAACAACACAGCCCACGCACTTCACCCTTGCGCTGAAAATTGCGTTGCTCAGCGGCATGGTGGCGTTCTCGACCGCCTCTTTCGCCGATGAACCCTTAAAAGAGGGCATCACACCCGCCACGGATGCCAGCCAGATCCCGACGGCAGCGAAATTACGTAAAGAGACCGTGGTGGCCGGTATCTCCGAGCCGCAGGGCATCTTTAACCCCTACTTCTTCGTGAACGGGTGGGATGAGAACGTCACTAACGTCATCTTCTCGCGCCTGATTGACTGGGATAGCCACGGCAAGCTGGTACCGGGTCTGGCAGAGAGCTGGACCATCAGCCCGGACAATAAGGTCTACACCATCAAGCTGCGCCCCAATTTGACCTTTAGCGACGGTTCACCGCTCACTGCGGAAGATGTGGCGTTCACCTTAACCGTACTCTATGACCCGAAATATGATGGCGATACCGATATCACGCTGGCGAATATTGCGGGCGGCGCGGAGTACAAAGCGGGCAAAGCGGAGAGCGTCAGCGGCCTGAAAGTGATCGATGCCCAGACGCTGCAAGTGACCACCAGCCAGCCGGGCGCAACGACGCTGGCGAAAATTGGCGGGCCGGTACTGTCGAAAGCCTATTACGGCAAAGGGTATCAGCGCGGCAATCTCGATTATTTACGCACGCTGCATGGCAAACCGCTTGGCAACGGGCCTTATATCTACGACAAGTACATCCCTGGTCAGGAGATCCGTTTCCACGCCAACACCCATTTCTACCGTGGTACACCGCCGACGCCGCGCTTTATCTATCGTGTAACCAATCCGTCGACCAACTTCCAGCTTTTCCAGACCGGCGAGACCGATTACGACGCCTTTACCTCGCGGCCGGATGATATTGAGCAGCTCAAAATGTTGGGCTTCGCCAATATCAACCTCTACGGTTCAAGCGACTACAGCAAAGTGGAGTTCAACGTGCATCGCCCGGCGTTGCAGGATGCGAAAGTGCGCCAGGCGTTGATCTACGGCCTCGATCGCCAGAAGCTGATCGATGTGGTCTATCAGGGTTACGGCAAAGTCGCGATTGAGCCGATCGCGCCCATCTCCTGGGCCTATAACGCCGATGGCGTGAACCCCTATAAATACGATCCGGCCCAGGCGAAAAAGCTGCTGGATGAAGCTGGCTGGAAACCGGGGCCTGACGGCATCCGCGTAAAAGATGGCAAACGTCTTGAGCTGACACTGCTGGTGAGCAAGAAAGTGCTGAATGATGCGCTGATCCCCATCGCTAAAGAGAACTGGCAGCAGATTGGCGTGTTGCTGAAGCCGCAGGTGGTGGATTTCAACGCCCTGATGTCCCAGCGCAAAGCGGGTAATTATGATCTTGCTTCCTTTAGCACCAGCACGCTGAACGATCCCCATGATGGCGTCTGGGATTACTACAGCACGGAAGCGAAAGAGTCGGGCTATAACAATCCGCAGGTCGATAAGCTGATTAACGAAGGCAACGCCGAACTGGATACCGAGAAACGCAAACCGATCTATCACCAGCTCTATAAAGTGCTGGCCGACGATCCGCCGGTGATCCTCCTCGGTTATCGTGAGATCTTGTCAGCCAGCAGTGCCCGCGTGACCGGCTTTAAACCGGATATCTATAACGGCCTGACCGGCAGCCTGCCGGATGTCAAAATCGTTAAGTAA
- a CDS encoding ABC transporter permease translates to MGNFILRRRLQTVPMLLLASLIIFMLFAKTPGDFIDGNITLTAARAAELKAIYGLDQPLFTRYLHWLGQLLRGDLGFSLQYQIPVSQLLNQYIWNSFLLASVALVFYWGIGLAVGIASALKPNSLFDHVVSVVVFAAMSFPTFFLCLLLIKWFAVDLHWLPVGGMTNTGSDESGWAWVMQVAAHLALPVLALVMLQAGSLTRYFRASMLDVVKMDFIRTARAKGLRERTVIFKHALRNALLPIITLLGFELPGLFSGAIITEKVFNWPGAGHIHIDSLAARDYPVLMGFTLFLAVLTIVGNLIADVLYAWADPRIRVR, encoded by the coding sequence ATGGGAAACTTTATCCTCAGGCGGCGGCTGCAGACCGTGCCGATGCTGCTGCTGGCTTCACTGATTATCTTTATGCTATTTGCCAAAACACCCGGCGACTTTATCGATGGCAATATCACCCTGACTGCCGCGCGCGCCGCGGAGCTGAAAGCGATTTACGGCCTCGATCAGCCCCTTTTTACCCGCTATCTGCACTGGCTCGGCCAGCTGCTGCGCGGCGATCTCGGCTTCTCGCTGCAATACCAGATCCCGGTCAGCCAGCTGTTGAACCAGTACATCTGGAACTCCTTCCTGCTGGCAAGCGTGGCGCTGGTCTTCTACTGGGGGATTGGCCTCGCAGTCGGCATTGCTTCAGCGCTGAAACCCAATTCACTCTTTGACCACGTGGTGAGCGTGGTGGTTTTTGCCGCTATGTCCTTTCCCACCTTCTTCCTCTGCCTGCTGCTGATTAAGTGGTTCGCCGTCGATCTGCACTGGCTGCCGGTGGGCGGCATGACCAATACCGGCAGCGATGAAAGCGGCTGGGCGTGGGTGATGCAGGTTGCCGCGCATCTGGCGCTGCCGGTGCTGGCGCTGGTGATGTTGCAGGCGGGCAGCCTGACGCGCTACTTCCGCGCCAGCATGCTGGATGTGGTGAAGATGGACTTTATCCGCACCGCCCGCGCTAAAGGGCTGCGCGAGCGCACGGTGATCTTCAAACACGCGCTGCGCAATGCGCTGCTGCCGATTATTACCCTGCTCGGTTTTGAGCTGCCGGGGCTTTTTTCCGGGGCGATTATCACCGAAAAAGTGTTTAACTGGCCGGGTGCTGGCCATATTCATATCGATTCGCTGGCCGCGCGGGATTACCCCGTGCTGATGGGTTTCACCCTCTTCCTGGCGGTATTAACCATTGTCGGCAATCTGATTGCCGATGTGCTCTACGCGTGGGCTGACCCGCGTATCCGGGTGAGGTGA
- the opp4C gene encoding oligopeptide ABC transporter permease has translation MLGSLFSTNRRLRKAEIPALAQATPSPWRQAWRALRHNRLAMLCLLALIVMAIWCIVGPIWSPWKNDATDALMINKPPGAEHWLGTDFLGRDVYTRLLLAGRISLIIGLLTMLLSVALGYLLGALSGYAGGWADKVIMRLADLVMTIPSLPLLIVAGAMLSELDFPAESRIYMVVVMLSLLEWPKLARLVRGQILSLRERDFMLATQVLGLSSRRRLFGHLLPNTVPILVVMATMAVANAILMESALSYLGMGVVPPTPSWGNMMDAANSLIDFQRRPWLWMPPGIAIFITVIAINVLGDGLRDALDPKMKRSLK, from the coding sequence ATGCTGGGTTCACTCTTCTCAACCAACCGCCGCTTGCGCAAAGCGGAGATCCCGGCGCTGGCGCAGGCGACCCCTTCGCCGTGGCGCCAGGCGTGGCGGGCACTGCGTCATAACCGGCTGGCGATGCTCTGCCTGCTGGCGCTGATTGTGATGGCTATCTGGTGCATCGTTGGGCCCATCTGGTCGCCGTGGAAAAACGACGCTACCGACGCGCTGATGATCAATAAACCGCCTGGTGCGGAGCACTGGCTGGGCACCGATTTCCTCGGGCGCGATGTCTACACCCGCCTGCTGCTGGCCGGGCGTATCTCTTTGATTATTGGCCTGCTGACCATGCTGCTTTCGGTGGCGCTTGGCTATCTGCTTGGCGCGCTCTCGGGTTATGCGGGTGGCTGGGCCGATAAAGTGATTATGCGGCTGGCGGATCTGGTGATGACCATTCCGAGCCTGCCGCTACTGATTGTCGCCGGGGCGATGCTGTCGGAACTCGATTTCCCTGCCGAATCGCGCATCTACATGGTGGTGGTGATGCTCAGCCTGCTGGAGTGGCCAAAGCTGGCGCGGCTGGTGCGCGGGCAGATCCTCTCCCTGCGCGAGCGCGATTTTATGCTGGCCACTCAAGTATTGGGTTTATCCTCGCGTCGCCGCCTGTTTGGTCACCTGTTGCCCAACACGGTGCCGATTCTGGTGGTGATGGCGACGATGGCGGTGGCGAACGCTATTCTGATGGAGTCGGCGCTCAGCTACCTTGGCATGGGTGTGGTGCCGCCAACACCGTCGTGGGGCAATATGATGGATGCCGCCAACAGCCTGATCGATTTTCAACGCCGTCCGTGGCTGTGGATGCCGCCAGGGATCGCCATTTTTATTACCGTGATTGCCATTAACGTGCTGGGCGATGGCCTGCGCGATGCGCTCGATCCGAAGATGAAACGGAGCCTGAAATGA
- a CDS encoding ABC transporter ATP-binding protein, with translation MSEPLVTFNQLSVSFAAEQGRVRAVQEVSFAIQAGQTIGVVGESGCGKSVTAMSLMGLLPPQAARIDGGEIRFQGEDLLRLKPSKMADLRGNQLAMIFQEPMTALNPVLTIGEQLCEPLIRHRGLSPKAAWQRATQLITEVGLARAESLMSSYPHQLSGGMLQRIMIAMALSCQPKLLIADEPTTALDVTVQAQILRLLRDQAQAHHMALMLITHDLGVIAQMAEHVVVMYAGRIVEQGPTADVLRHPLHPYTKGLIASRPVPGERRRRLYSIPGQVPDLAELPPWCAFYDRCERATDACRRGIPPLVGDETRQAACIHSALTEPQA, from the coding sequence ATGAGCGAACCGCTGGTCACGTTTAACCAACTTTCCGTCTCTTTCGCCGCAGAGCAGGGGCGTGTGCGCGCCGTGCAGGAGGTCTCCTTTGCCATTCAGGCCGGGCAGACTATCGGCGTGGTCGGTGAATCCGGCTGCGGAAAAAGCGTCACGGCGATGTCGCTGATGGGTTTGCTGCCACCGCAGGCGGCGCGCATCGATGGAGGGGAAATCCGCTTTCAGGGCGAGGATCTGCTGCGCCTGAAGCCGTCGAAAATGGCCGATCTGCGCGGCAACCAGCTGGCGATGATTTTCCAGGAGCCGATGACCGCCCTCAACCCGGTGCTGACCATCGGTGAGCAGCTGTGCGAGCCGCTGATCCGCCATCGTGGTCTGTCGCCGAAAGCGGCCTGGCAGCGCGCAACGCAGTTAATTACTGAAGTGGGTCTGGCGCGGGCAGAGAGCCTGATGAGCAGCTATCCGCATCAACTCTCTGGCGGCATGCTGCAACGTATCATGATCGCCATGGCCCTGAGCTGCCAGCCGAAGCTGCTGATCGCCGATGAGCCAACTACCGCGCTGGATGTCACCGTGCAGGCGCAGATCCTGCGGCTGTTGCGCGACCAGGCGCAGGCGCACCATATGGCGCTGATGTTGATCACTCACGATCTGGGCGTGATCGCGCAGATGGCGGAGCATGTGGTGGTGATGTACGCCGGGCGGATTGTTGAACAGGGGCCAACCGCCGACGTGTTACGTCATCCGTTGCACCCCTACACCAAAGGGCTGATCGCTTCGCGTCCGGTGCCGGGCGAGCGGCGGCGTCGGCTCTACTCGATTCCCGGCCAGGTGCCCGATCTGGCTGAACTGCCGCCGTGGTGCGCATTTTACGATCGCTGCGAGCGCGCGACCGACGCCTGTCGGCGCGGCATTCCGCCGCTGGTGGGCGACGAGACCCGGCAGGCGGCCTGTATTCACAGTGCGTTAACGGAGCCGCAGGCATGA